From the Carassius carassius chromosome 45, fCarCar2.1, whole genome shotgun sequence genome, one window contains:
- the myo18aa gene encoding unconventional myosin-XVIIIa isoform X5: MFHLIKKDKDKEKDGIKKEKKEKKEKKERMSQAELKSLEEMSVRRGFFHIHRSSSKREAKGKLEISSPIPIKVVRNTELSLTDGDLRKLYTQGTITPAGSSDDIKMVQDIRQSSIKEQVLKYDSMTKQNSPVEQILKRFSFSMKSKDESPSGSTAPSGQNSTIPSPQVEVKVFNPPPLYTPHHPTSPAKSIQVPEIVDRTFPADLSLPAVAPPQIPAPRELEIQRRNTGDFGFSLRRTTMVDQRPDGSLYRKVVHFAEPGARNKDLTLGLVPGDRLVEINGRNVESKSRDEIVEMIRQSGDTVRLKVQPIVELSELSRCWLRNTRGPYHDVYEVKTEEQLAAEKAWYNTEKVWLVHKDGFSLATQLRTEMGSLPEGKVKIRLEHDGTVLEVDEDDVEKANPLSYDRVEDLSSLLYLNESSILHSLRQRYGGNLIHTYAGANLLVINPLNTPALYSEKVMQMFKGCRREETAPHIFAIAQSAYHQLLTTRQDQTIVLLGKSGSGKTTNCQHLLQYLVTIAAGSGKVYSAEKWQAVYTVLEAFGNCTTAMNVNASRFSHIVSLDFDQAGQVASASVQTMLLEKFRVTRRPEAETSFNVFYYLMAGADAALKTELHFNHFAGNSAFGLLPHSKSEDKQRAAQQFTKLQAAMKVLGISAEEQKTVWLILGAIYHLGAAGATKGKATAGRKQFARHEWAQKAAYLLGCTLEELSSGIFKTQGKSTLPRSSSVRQSTDDTDSSVSKATAAECLEFMASGLYSELFTLIISLINRALKSSQHSLCSLLIVDTPGFQNPRQVKNQRGATFEELCHNYAQERLQTLFQERTFVQELERYKEENIEITLDDLEPSPSRSVAVVDQSSSQTLVRTLSRTDEARGLFWLMEEEVVQPGGSEETLLQRLFSYYGPAEGESTGHTVVLKSENTHHFLLGHSHGTDWVEYDTLGWLNLARLNPTPQNAANLLQNSQKKSISGMFVGRSSSVAVLSGSIAGLEGVSQLAMRRATSMRKTFTTGMAAVKKKSLCLQIKLQVDALLDTVRRSRVHFVHCLLPRAEVMRATGSPEESCDPGLMQIDVALLRAQIRGFKLLDSLRIYRQGYPDHMVFSEFRRRFDVLAPHLTKKLGRNYIVKDEKRAVEELLESLELEKSSYHMGLSRVFFRAGTVAKLEGQRDEHTRQNITLFQAACRGFLSRQAFKKRKIQDLAIRCVQKNIKKNRGVKDWPWWKLFTTVRPLVEVQLTEEQIRGKDEEIMHLKLKLEKVEKERNELRLTSDRLESRITELTAELSDERNTAESTSQLLETETSERLRLEKDMKDMQVKFDDVKKQMESMEMEIMEARLLQASEFNGEMDNDGDDSGGEWRLKYERAIRDTEFTKKKLQQEMDDKVETEQQNKRHLERKLTDLQADHEESQRSVQQLKKKCQRLAAELQDTKLHLENQEGRNHELERKQRKFDVEKNQFHEELQKERNQREKLGRERDMLTGELFTIRQQLQEKDTELCTVSLKVEQLESELQDLSSQESKEEASLAKVKKQLRDLEAKVKDQEEELDEQAGTIQMLEQAKLRLEMEMERLKQTHSKELDSKDEDVEDIRLSCSKKLKQMEVQLEEEYEDKQRVLREKRDLESKLMMAQEQKVGQRDVETEKRLRKDLKRTKVLLADAQMMLDHLKSNTPSKREIIALKNKLEESEFACAAAVKARKSMELEIEDLHIQMDDITKAKMALEEQISRLQREKNDLQSRFEEDQEDMNELMKKHKAAVAQSTRDLAQISDLQAQVEEAMKEKQEIQDKLHSLQSQLEFQEQSMVEKSLVSRQEAKIRELETKLEYERTQTKRLESLVTRLKENLEKMTEERDQRIGSENREKDQNKRMQRQIRDIKEEMTELSKKEAEASRKKHELEMDIESLEAANQSLQADLKLAFKRIGDLQAAMEDEMETDDDDDLINSGDESDMDSEVEDRVDGVKSLLSKSKGSAKTLSDEGPQKTTRYTNAANADVKDIKEGKEGKEGKEEVKKDSDESRSLSVMSSLSYRKRSHQKDWNGGAGDDSSLFSALREQPDMPDRLSLRKAKSKSTERPQTGDDLDDRGSVISQAYSEAASRARKGLDRRWTKSSPEFDKESMVSSLAPSRASTRRGIDQDDDAQSGVSSFSLRRSTSWMDDSRSDYGPTSTSMSRRSRSRSPGSTSIGSRISLARSTRLSEFGVRLNNDGVDDDDDVDSVSVAAYSPHSVGRSLSTPAQLRSSENPLDTSDVKPVSHRNYLDPELEKAINEVLSFKPIKFKRRSLEDSGEEEEGGGDPGEEEDRKSIKSLLQDKDDEGLGLSGSSMRRSTSGFAVDSGRSGSSMSSFSSKSSKKKNKKKSRRSESDSSSNEGHTRRHSRQKEKRRSKSSRKKESGSSKSESDSESSSSSSASTVSYRSSNSVKRNPGQKDSDGGPESPDEERPPSKKEIKKQKKKVDSLVMKYLYKPDSD, translated from the exons ATGTTCCACTTGATCAAGAAAGATAAAGACAAGGAGAAGGATGGAATAAAAAaggagaagaaggagaagaaagagaaaaaagagcgAATGTCTCAAGCCGAGCTGAAGAGCCTAGAGGAAATGAGCGTGAGGAGAGGTTTCTTTCATATTCATCGAAGCAGCTCTAAACGGGAGGCCAAAGGAAAACTGGAGATTTCCAGCCCTATTCCCATCAAGGTGGTCCGAAACACAGAGCTCAGCCTGACAGACGGGGACCTTAGGAAACTCTATACTCAGGGTACCATAACACCTGCGGGCTCCAGTGATGACATTAAGATGGTCCAAGACATCCGCCAGTCATCCATCAAAGAACAGGTACTCAAATACGACTCCATGACGAAGCAGAATTCCCCAGTCGAACAAATCTTGAAGCGGTTTTCTTTCTCAATGAAGAGCAAAGATGAAAGCCCTTCAGGGTCAACTGCACCATCAGGGCAGAACTCCACCATTCCCTCACCCCAGGTAGAGGTCAAGGTCTTCAATCCCCCGCCTCTATATACACCTCACCATCCCACCAGCCCTGCAAAGAGCATCCAAGTCCCAGAGATAGTGGACCGAACGTTCCCAGCAGACTTGTCCTTGCCTGCTGTAGCACCTCCGCAAATTCCTGCACCAAGAGAGTTGGAAATTCAGCGCCGCAACACGGGCGATTTCGGTTTTTCCCTTCGTCGTACCACCATGGTGGACCAGCGGCCCGACGGGTCGCTCTACCGAAAGGTGGTCCACTTTGCCGAGCCTGGTGCTAGGAATAAGGACCTGACTCTGGGGCTGGTGCCAGGCGACCGTCTGGTAGAGATCAATGGGAGGAACGTGGAAAGTAAAAGCAGGGATGAGATCGTGGAGATGATCAGGCAGTCTGGAGACACAGTACGTCTGAAGGTGCAGCCCATCGTGGAGTTGAGTGAGCTGAGCCGCTGTTGGTTGAGGAACACCAGAGGCCCGTACCATGATGTTTACGAG GTGAAGACGGAGGAGCAGCTTGCTGCAGAGAAGGCCTGGTATAACACTGAGAAAGTCTGGCTTGTCCATAAAGATGGCTTCTCTTTGG CTACACAGCTCAGGACAGAGATGGGTTCTCTCCCAGAGGGGAAAGTGAAGATCAGATTGGAGCATGATGGGACAGTACTGGAAGTGGACGAGGATGATGTGGAGAAG gcaAATCCTCTATCATATGATCGGGTGGAGgatctctcctctcttctgtACCTCAACGAGTCCAGCATCCTTCACAGCCTTCGTCAGCGCTATGGTGGAAACCTCATTCACACCTATGCTGGGGCAAATCTTCTGGTGATCAATCCTCTCAACACCCCTGCCTTGTACTCAGAGAAG GTGATGCAGATGTTTAAAGGCTGCCGGAGGGAGGAAACAGCTCCTCACATTTTCGCTATTGCTCAGTCGgcatatcatcagctgctgacCACACGTCAGGATCAGACCATCGTGCTTCTGGGCAAGAGTGGCAGCGGAAAGACCACTAACTGCCAGCACCTGCTACAGTACCTGGTCACCATCGCAGCCGGCAGTGGCAAGGTGTACTCAG CTGAGAAATGGCAGGCGGTCTACACGGTTCTGGAGGCGTTCGGGAATTGCACCACAGCTATGAATGTGAACGCCAGTCGCTTCTCACACATAGTCTCTCTTGACTTCGACCAGGCAGGACAGGTGGCCTCTGCCTCTGTTCAG ACCATGTTGTTGGAGAAGTTCAGAGTGACCAGACGACCAGAAGCAGAAACAAGCTTCAATGTGTTTTACTATCTGATGGCTGGAGCAGATGCAGCTCTAAA GACTGAACTTCATTTTAATCACTTTGCTGGGAACAGTGCATTCGGGCTCCTCCCTCACTCGAAG TCCGAGGACAAGCAGAGAGCCGCTCAGCAGTTCACTAAGCTACAGGCTGCCATGAAGGTCCTGGGCATCTCTGCTGAAGAACAGAAAACCGTATGGCTGATCTTAGGGGCCATATACCACCTCGGTGCTGCTGGGGCCACCAAAGGTAAAGCTACGG CGGGCCGAAAGCAGTTTGCCAGGCACGAGTGGGCACAAAAAGCAGCGTATCTCCTGGGCTGCACACTAGAAGAGCTGTCATCTGGCATCTTTAAAACGCAAGGCAAGAGCACACTTCCACGCTCCTCAAGTGTCCGGCAGAGTACGGATGATACGGATAGCTCAG tgtctAAAGCAACAGCAGCTGAGTGTTTGGAGTTCATGGCGTCTGGTTTATACTCTGAGCTTTTCACACTCATTATCTCTCTCATTAACAG AGCGCTGAAGTCCAGTCAGCATTCTCTCTGTTCTCTGCTGATTGTGGACACACCAGGGTTCCAGAACCCTCGGCAGGTGAAGAACCAGCGCGGGGCCACGTTTGAGGAGCTCTGCCATAATTACGCTCAGGAACGTCTGCAGACCCTGTTCCAGGAGCGAACATTCGTACAGGAACTGGAGCGTTATAAAGAG GAGAACATTGAGATCACATTGGATGATTTGGAGCCGAGCCCTTCTCGCTCAGTAGCTGTGGTTGATCAGTCCTCCAGTCAGACCCTG GTACGTACTCTGTCCCGGACAGATGAGGCCAGAGGTCTGTTCTGGCTGATGGAGGAAGAGGTTGTGCAGCCGGGAGGGTCCGAGGAAACACTCCTGCAGCGACTCTTCAGTTACTATGGCCCTGCAGAGGGAGAGAGCACAG GTCACACAGTGGTGCTAAAAAGTGAAAACACACATCACTTCCTGCTGGGCCACAGTCACGGGACAGATTGGGTGGAATATGACACACTTGGATGGCTGAACCTAGCCAGGCTAAATCCCACCCCCCAGAACGCAGCCAATCTTCTGCAGAACTCCCAGAA GAAGAGCATCAGCGGGATGTTTGTGGGCCGCTCCAGCAGTGTTGCGGTTTTGAGCGGCTCCATCGCCGGACTGGAGGGCGTCTCTCAGCTCGCCATGCGTCGGGCCACCAGCATGAGGAAGACCTTCACCACAGGCATGGCAGCCGTCAAAAAGAAGTCTCTCTGTCTTCAGATTAAACTACAAGTG GATGCACTGTTGGACACTGTGCGCAGATCCAGGGTTCACTTTGTCCATTGTCTATTACCCCGAGCTGAGGTTATGAGGGCAACAGGGTCCCCAGAGGAGAGCTGTGACCCTGGACTCATGCAGATAGATGTGGCTTTGCTCAGGGCCCAGATCCGTGGCTTCAAGTTGCTGGACAGCTTGAGGATTTACAGACAAG GTTACCCTGATCACATGGTCTTCTCTGAGTTCAGAAGACGCTTTGACGTTTTGGCCCCTCATCTGACCAAGAAACTGGGCCGAAACTACATCGTGAAGGATGAGAAACGA GCAGTAGAGGAGCTTTTGGAGTCTTTGGAACTGGAGAAGAGCAGCTATCACATGGGCCTCAGCAGg gTGTTCTTCAGGGCTGGAACGGTGGCTAAACTAGAGGGACAGAGGGATGAACACACCAGACAGAACATCACGCTGTTCCAGGCCGCCTGCAGGGGCTTTTTGTCTCGACAGGCCTTCAAAAAGAGAAAG atcCAGGATTTGGCCATCCGTTGTGTCCAGAAGAACATTAAGAAGAATCGGGGTGTGAAGGACTGGCCCTGGTGGAAGCTCTTCACCACAGTACGACCTCTAGTAGAGGTTCAGCTCACTGAAGAACAGATTCGTGGAAAAGAC GAGGAGATCATGCATCTGAAGTTGAAGCTGGAGAAGGTGGAGAAGGAAAGAAATGAGCTACGGCTGACCTCGGATCGTCTGGAGAGCAGA ATCACAGAGCTTACGGCAGAGCTTTCAGATGAGAGAAACACTGCGGAGTCGACGTCCCAGCTGCTGGAGACAGAAACAAGCGAGAGATTGCGTTTGGAGAAGGACATGAAGGACATGCAG gTGAAGTTTGATGATGTGAAGAAACAGATGGAGTCCATGGAGATGGAGATCATGGAGGCCAGACTCCTCCAAGCATCAGAATTCAATGGCGAGATGGACAATGATGGCGATGATtctg GAGGTGAATGGAGACTGAAATATGAACGCGCCATCAGAGACACagaattcacaaagaaaaaaCTTCAGCAGGAGATGGATGACAAGGTGgagacagaacaacagaacaaGAGACACTTGGAGAGAAAA TTAACGGACTTGCAGGCTGACCACGAGGAGTCCCAGCGATCAGTCCAGCAGCTGAAGAAGAAATGTCAGCGGCTGGCAGCTGAGCTCCAAGACACCAAACTGCACTTGGAAAATCAAGAGGGACGCAACCATGAGCTGGAGAGAAAGCAGAGGAA GTTTGATGTGGAGAAGAACCAGTTTCACGAGGAATTACAGAAGGAGAGGAACCAGCGGGAGAAACTgggcagagagagagatatgCTAACTGGCGAGTTGTTTACAATTAGACAACAGCTACAG GAGAAGGACACAGAGCTGTGTACAGTCAGTCTGAAGGTAGAGCAGCTGGAATCCGAGCTGCAGGATCTCTCTTCTCAGGAGTCAAAAGAAGAGGCATCACTCGCAAAGGTTAAGAAGCAACTGCGGGATCTGGAAGCAAAGGTCAAAGATCAAGAGGAGGAGCTTGATGAACAGGCTGGAACCATTCAGATGCTGGAACAG GCTAAACTCCGTTTGGAAATGGAGATGGAACGATTGAAACAAACGCACTCTAAAGAGCTGGACAGTAAAGATGAGGATGTGGAGGACATCAGACTGTCCTGCAGTAAGAAG CTGAAGCAAATGGAAGTGCAGTTAGAAGAGGAATATGAAGATAAACAGAGAGTTCTGAGAGAAAAGAGAGACCTGGAGTCCAAACTGATGATGGCACAGGAACAG AAGGTTGGTCAAAGGGATGTAGAGACAGAGAAACGTctcaggaaggatctgaagcgcACAAAAGTTCTTCTGGCTGATGCACAGATGATGCTGGACCACCTAAAGAGTAATACGCCCAGCAAAAGAGAGATCATCGCACTCAAAAATAAG TTGGAGGAGTCAGAGTTTGCCTGCGCAGCCGCAGTTAAAGCACGGAAGTCTATGGAGCTGGAAATTGAAGATCTTCATATACAGATGGACGATATCACCAAAGCAAAGATGGCT CTGGAGGAGCAGATAAGTCGTCTGCAGAGAGAGAAGAACGACCTGCAGTCTCGCTTTGAGGAGGATCAGGAGGACATGAATGAACTCATGAAGAAACACAAAGCTGCTGTGGCTCAG TCTACAAGAGATCTGGCACAGATCAGTGACCTACAGGCCCAGGTGGAGGAGGCCATGAAAGAAAAACAAGAGATCCAGGACaag CTTCACTCCCTGCAGTCACAGCTTGAATTTCAGGAACAGTCTATGGTGGAGAAATCGCTGGTCAGCCGCCAGGAAGCCAAAATCCGTGAACTAGAGACCAAACTAGAATATGAGCGGACCCAGACCAAACGTCTGGAG TCTCTTGTCACAAGGCTGAAGGAAAACCTGGAGAAGATGACTGAGGAACGAGACCAGCGTATTGGCAGCGAAAACCGGGAGAAGGACCAGAACAAGCGCATGCAACGGCAGATCCGAGACATTAAGGAAGAGATGACTGAACTGTCTAAGAAAGAAGCAGAAGCCAGTCGCAAAAAACATGAGCTG GAAATGGATATTGAAAGTCTGgaagcagccaatcagagctTACAAGCAGATTTGAAGTTGGCCTTTAAGCGGATTGGGGACCTGCAGGCTGCTATGGAAGATGAAATGGAGacggatgatgatgatgacctcATCAACAG TGGAGATGAATCGGATATGGACTCTGAGGTGGAGGACCGCGTAGATGGGGTGAAGTCATTGCTCTCCAAGAGCAAAGGATCTGCCAAGACACTCTCTGATGAGGGTCCCCAGAAGACCACCAG ATACACCAATGCTGCTAATGCAGATGTGAAAGATATAAAAGAAGGGAAAGAGGGAAAAGAGGGGAAGGAGGAAGTAAAAAAAGATTCAGATGAGAGCCGTTCATTGTCTGTGATGAGCTCGCTCAGCTACAGGAAACGTTCCCACCAGAAGGACTGGAACGGAGGTGCAGGGGATGATAGCTCCCTCTTCAGTGCCCTTCGGGAGCAGCCGGACATGCCTGACAGATTGTCGTTgcgcaaagctaaaagcaaatcCACAGAGAGGCCTCAGACTGGTGATGACCTGGATGACCGAGGTTCAGTGATATCCCAGGCGTACTCTGAGGCTGCCAGTAGGGCCAGGAAAGGTCTAGATCGTCGCTGGACCAAAAGCAGTCCAGAATTTGACAAAGAGTCTATGGTGTCCTCACTTGCCCCGAGCCGTGCTTCCACACGGCGTGGGATAGACCAAGATGATGATGCTCAGTCTGGTGTGAGCAGCTTCAGCTTGCGACGTAGTACTTCTTGGATGGATGACAGTCGCAGTGATTACGGGCCGACAAGTACCAGTATGAGTCGACGATCTAGAAGCCGAAGTCCTGGAAGCACCAGCATTGGCTCACGAATTTCCCTGGCCCGCAGCACCCGACTTAGCGAGTTTGGAGTTCGTTTGAATAATGAtggtgttgatgatgatgatgatgttgactCTGTGAGTGTGGCCGCAtacagtccacactcagtgggcCGTAGTCTGTCCACTCCCGCCCAGCTACGCTCTTCTGAGAACCCACTGGACACCTCTGACGTTAAACCTGTGAGCCACCGCAACTACCTTGACCCAGAGCTCGAAAAAGCCATTAATGAAGTCCTGAGCTTCAAGCCAATTAAATTTAAACGCCGCAGCTTAGAAGACTCAGGTGAAGAAGAGGAGGGAGGTGGTGATCCAGGAGAGGAAGAAGATAGGAAGAGCATCAAGAGTTTGTTGCAAGACAAGGACGATGAAGGTCTGGGCCTTAGCGGGTCCAGTATGAGACGCTCCACTTCAGGTTTTGCTGTAGATTCTGGACGTTCTGGAAGCTCAATGAGTTCCTTCAGCTCCAAGAGCAGCAAAaagaagaacaagaagaagaGCAGGCGCTCTGAGTCTGACAGCTCCTCCAACGAGGGTCATACTCGGCGGCATTCCAGACAGAAAGAAAAGAGAAGATCCAAAAGCTCAAGAAAGAAAGAATCTGGATCGTCCAAGTCTGAATCTGACTCTGAATCATCATCTTCAAGCTCTGCATCAACAGTTTCTTACCGCAGCTCAAACAGCGTGAAGAGAAACCCAGGACAGAAAGACTCCGATGGGGGTCCGGAAAGTCCTGATGAAGAACGACCCCCaagcaaaaaagaaataaagaaacagAAGAAGAAAGTGGATAGTCTGGTTATGAAGTATCTCTATAAGCCTGACAGTGATTAA